A genomic region of Sander lucioperca isolate FBNREF2018 chromosome 6, SLUC_FBN_1.2, whole genome shotgun sequence contains the following coding sequences:
- the LOC116051614 gene encoding uncharacterized protein LOC116051614 isoform X4, translating into MENEAEHVKNRETDSTSRPSSRESEKTVSSVIDEIASIIVSDKLDRTSCNINELMQSISWWEAEERSKSETNDNEDKSSADCRINQKVKRHLKRFFGLRQIFAEHKGEPLKDTKEDLVIEMDSTQAPSGQDGHHVPTNVSTQKFCNSDWTVEKSAGTHGRNVIKRMKSTLKRHFKLKKKAAEQNLDGSPCPEDLRSNHLEGEHEDVTVEETINISSTLSLTGSSQPEEHYEVTSEVMEENLVTDIVLTPGRSEAEQKDEIAGSASSNLTSKNTNLREAPIYMEMDAPSCPEEAYPTASICSNEDIKAAEEADLNSDPVELVDVKHEDITPEAKKVPLTLSPTGSSRPVEHHEVRSAVIEDDLVTNLDSLPGPSGQDGHLEPSQVNLAAEHNVDEIIMTASSHLMSSCASPKEMSPTASKRSSEDNKAAEESGLTSVPLKLVDVADKDATPGPFLVLPGAEHADEEVRSASSESRSKDTNLTKPGSAGGRESKIFKKIKSAWNTFFRLKPSEKVQLTTGQDLDDAVELQSCDSKSGSPSPEEMSPTASIHSCEDNKAAEESDLTSVPLELVDVADKNVTPQEKEDVASKPSTLSSLPPVEHRRESFSVTEKELVKYRDSTPGPSEQDRHPEGFQEDNGAAALPQLIGLKNVFYTIIKGFFDSLTDEERREISRGVYNTDVKDKLAHNCAEVLRLVIETITDILSQAMNQFAHPHATLTRGSPTSFQACGAVGQNFVLTEDNLQQSLKNTFGEAYCEVIGTDTSVSITPKFTEAIMRAITDEVNSILSETIQASLSGGSSHVRSDTCCKFSSCRACKKMLVIRAIKSLLTQFETQKQSDCESKDDRLTDEHTAKVHEKKSPWWSCFRKLLKKKVHPVSDEQMDEAVRLSPNKLSSGHRLSSSPQATSSTCSKCSSKLNSTPLEVVDYVTEDEDFTAEDTGNTPPSDLIGWFPTACLEETVMTPKHSDCESKDDKLTDEHTIKVHENKSPWWSCFRKLLKKKVHTVSDEQMDEAVRLSPNKLSSGHRLSSSPQATSSICSKHSSEQNSTPLEVVDYVTEDEDFTEEDTGNTPPSHSIGWFPTACLEDEVIVSENQESPPLSTTQTEVRSSSCHQFSDSGDVKSDVGTEQGVTAASDTEANETQAEKSNRICPYCKRKMDNDERASAQDQAVHTKRSSLLKRIWLFCCRQNCDSYE; encoded by the exons CTCAGCGGATTGTCGCATCAACCAAAAGGTGAAGCGTCATCTAAAAAGATTTTTTGGCCTCCGCCAAATATTTGCAGAGCACAAAGGAGAGCCACTGAAAGACACAAAGGAAGACCTGGTCATTGAGATGGATTCAACACAGGCACCATCAGGACAAGATGGACATCATGTACCCACAAATGTCAGCACACAAAAGTTTTGTAATTCTGACTGGACAGTTGAGAAATCTGCAGGCACACATGGCAGAAATGTCATTAAGAGGATGAAGTCTACATTGAAGCGCCACttcaaattgaaaaaaaaggcAGCAGAACAGAATTTGGATGGCTCTCCATGTCCTGAAGACCTACGCTCTAACCATCTGGAGGGGGAGCATGAGGATGTCACAGTAGAGGAGACCataaatatttcctcaactTTGTCACTCACCGGCTCATCCCAGCCAGAGGAGCATTATGAAGTGACATCTGAAGTTATGGAAGAAAATCTTGTCACAGACATAGTTTTAACACCAGGACGCTCAGAAGCAGAACAAAAAGATGAGATCGCCGGGTCAGCCAGCAGTAACTTGACATCTAAAAACACTAATCTGAGAGAGGCGCCTATCTATATGGAGATGGATGCACCCTCATGTCCTGAAGAGGCGTATCCCACTGCCTCAATATGCTCCAATGAGGACATCAAGGCTGCTGAAGAAGCAGACCTGAACTCTGACCCTGTGGAACTGGTGGATGTTAAGCATGAGGACATCACACCAGAGGCCAAAAAAGTTCCCTTAACTTTGTCCCCCACTGGCTCATCTCGACCAGTGGAGCATCATGAAGTGAGGTCTGCAGTCATAGAGGACGACCTTGTCACAAACTTAGATTCACTACCAGGACCCTCAGGGCAGGATGGACATCTCGAACCTTCACAGGTCAACCTGGCAGCTGAGCACAATGTGGATGAAATTATCATGACAGCCAGCAGTCACCTGATGTCCAGTTGTGCGTCTCCTAAAGAGATGTCTCCCACTGCCTCAAAACGCTCCAGTGAGGACAACAAGGCTGCAGAGGAATCAGGCCTGACCTCTGTCCCTCTGAAACTGGTGGATGTGGCAGATAAGGATGCCACACCAGGACCTTTCCTGGTCCTACCAGGAGCAGAACATGCAGATGAAGAAGTCAGGTCGGCCAGCAGTGAGTCGAGATCTAAAGACACTAATCTGACAAAACCAGG ATCTGCAGGTGGACGTGAAAGCAAGATCTTTAAGAAGATAAAGTCTGCATGGAATACCTTCTTCAGATTGAAACCAAGTGAAAAGGTCCAGCTGACAACAGGACAGGATTTGGATGATGCTGTTGAGTTACAAAGCTGTGACTCAAAATCTGGCTCTCCAAGTCCAGAAGAGATGTCTCCCACTGCCTCAATACATTCATGTGAGGACAATAAGGCTGCTGAGGAATCAGACCTGACCTCTGTCCCTCTGGAACTGGTGGATGTGGCAGATAAGAATGTCACACCACAAGAGAAAGAAGATGTTGCCTCAAAACCATCCACCCTCAGCTCATTACCACCAGTAGAGCATCGCAGAGAGAGTTTTTCAGTCACAGAGAAAGAACTGGTCAAGTACAGGGACTCAACCCCAGGACCTTCAGAACAGGACAGACATCCTGAGGGTTTCCAAGAGGACAATGGAGCAGCAGCATTACCCCAGCTCATTGGCCTGAAAAATGTCTTCTACACCATAATCAAGGGATTCTTTGACAGCCTTACTGACGA ggAGCGGAGAGAAATAAGCAGAGGTGTTTATAACACTGATGTGAAGGACAAGCTGGCTCACAACTGTGCGGAGGTGCTGAGGCTCGTCATAGAGACCATCACTGATATTCTATCACAAGCCATGAATCAATTCGCTCACCCACACGCTACCTTGACCAGGGGGAGTCCCACCTCTTTCCAGGCATGTGGGGCAGTTGGCCAGAACTTTGTTTTGACCGAGGACAACCTCCAGCAGAGTTTGAAAAACACTTTCGGCGAGGCTTACTGTGAAGTGATTGGTACAGACACATCTGTTAGCATCACACCCAAATTCACGGAGGCCATTATGAGAGCGATCACTGATGAGGTCAACTCGATTCTGTCAGAAACCATACAAGCCTCACTGAGTGGAGGATCCTCTCATGTCCGTTCTGATACCTGCTGCAAGTTCTCAAGTTGCAGAGCATGCAAAAAGATGTTGGTAATCCGGGCAATAAAATCCCTCCTTACACAATTTGAGACACAGAAACAATCAGATTGTGAGAGTAAAGATGACAGATTGACTGATGAACATACCGCTAAAGTCCACGAGAAGAAGTCGCCGTGGTGGAGCTGTTTTCGTAAACTACTTAAGAAGAAGGTCCACCCGGTTTCAGATGAACAAATGGACGAGGCTGTCAGGTTGTCACCAAATAAACTGTCATCTGGACATAGACTCTCCTCATCTCCTCAAGCCACATCCAGCACCTGCTCGAAGTGTTCCAGTAAACTGAACTCCACCCCTCTGGAGGTAGTTGATTATGTAACAGAGGATGAGGATTTCACAGCAGAAGATACTGGAAACACCCCACCTTCAGACTTAATCGGCTGGTTTCCAACAGCTTGCCTGGAGGAGACGGTTATGACACCGAAACATTCAGATTGTGAGAGTAAAGACGACAAATTGACGGATGAACATACCATCAAAGTCCATGAGAATAAGTCGCCGTGGTGGAGCTGTTTTCGTAAACTACTGAAGAAGAAGGTCCACACGGTTTCAGATGAACAAATGGACGAGGCTGTCAGGTTGTCACCAAATAAACTGTCATCTGGACATAGACTCTCTTCATCTCCTCAAGCCACATCCAGCATCTGCTCAAAGCACTCCAGTGAGCAGAACTCCACCCCTCTGGAGGTAGTTGATTATGTAACAGAGGATGAGGATTTCACAGAAGAAGATACTGGAAACACCCCACCTTCACACTCCATCGGCTGGTTTCCAACAGCTTGCCTGGAGGATGAGGTCATTGTTTCAGAAAACCAAGAAAGCCCACCCCTATCCACAACTCAGACCGAGGTGAGAAGTTCTTCTTGTCATCAGTTTAGTGACTCTGGCGATGTGAAAAGTGATGTTGGGACAGAGCAGGGTGTCACGGCTGCTTCTGACACTGAAGCCAATGAGACCCAGGCTGAGAAGAGCAACAGAATCTGCCCATATTGCAAG CGCAAGATGGACAATGATGAGAGGGCTTCAGCTCAGGATCAGGCTGTCCACACCAAAAGGTCATCTCTGCTGAAGAGAATCTGGCTGTTCTGCTGCCGTCAGAACTGTGATTCCTATGAGTGA
- the LOC116051614 gene encoding uncharacterized protein LOC116051614 isoform X3, which produces MENEAEHVKNRETDSTSRPSSRESEKTVSSVIDEIASIIVSDKLDRTSCNINELMQSISWWEAEERSKSETNDNEDKSSADCRINQKVKRHLKRFFGLRQIFAEHKGEPLKDTKEDLVIEMDSTQAPSGQDGHHVPTNVSTQKFCNSDWTVEKSAGTHGRNVIKRMKSTLKRHFKLKKKAAEQNLDGSPCPEDLRSNHLEGEHEDVTVEETINISSTLSLTGSSQPEEHYEVTSEVMEENLVTDIVLTPGRSEAEQKDEIAGSASSNLTSKNTNLREAPIYMEMDAPSCPEEAYPTASICSNEDIKAAEEADLNSDPVELVDVKHEDITPEAKKVPLTLSPTGSSRPVEHHEVRSAVIEDDLVTNLDSLPGPSGQDGHLEPSQVNLAAEHNVDEIIMTASSHLMSSCASPKEMSPTASKRSSEDNKAAEESGLTSVPLKLVDVADKDATPGPFLVLPGAEHADEEVRSASSESRSKDTNLTKPGSPFSDKKGPFMEMDAPSQENNKDVRVTSLTVSTQTSCDTVRTDEKSAGGRESKIFKKIKSAWNTFFRLKPSEKVQLTTGQDLDDAVELQSCDSKSGSPSPEEMSPTASIHSCEDNKAAEESDLTSVPLELVDVADKNVTPQEKEDVASKPSTLSSLPPVEHRRESFSVTEKELVKYRDSTPGPSEQDRHPEGFQEDNGAAALPQLIGLKNVFYTIIKGFFDSLTDEERREISRGVYNTDVKDKLAHNCAEVLRLVIETITDILSQAMNQFAHPHATLTRGSPTSFQACGAVGQNFVLTEDNLQQSLKNTFGEAYCEVIGTDTSVSITPKFTEAIMRAITDEVNSILSETIQASLSGGSSHVRSDTCCKFSSCRACKKMLVIRAIKSLLTQFETQKQSDCESKDDRLTDEHTAKVHEKKSPWWSCFRKLLKKKVHPVSDEQMDEAVRLSPNKLSSGHRLSSSPQATSSTCSKCSSKLNSTPLEVVDYVTEDEDFTAEDTGNTPPSDLIGWFPTACLEETVMTPKHSDCESKDDKLTDEHTIKVHENKSPWWSCFRKLLKKKVHTVSDEQMDEAVRLSPNKLSSGHRLSSSPQATSSICSKHSSEQNSTPLEVVDYVTEDEDFTEEDTGNTPPSHSIGWFPTACLEDEVIVSENQESPPLSTTQTEVRSSSCHQFSDSGDVKSDVGTEQGVTAASDTEANETQAEKSNRICPYCKRKMDNDERASAQDQAVHTKRSSLLKRIWLFCCRQNCDSYE; this is translated from the exons CTCAGCGGATTGTCGCATCAACCAAAAGGTGAAGCGTCATCTAAAAAGATTTTTTGGCCTCCGCCAAATATTTGCAGAGCACAAAGGAGAGCCACTGAAAGACACAAAGGAAGACCTGGTCATTGAGATGGATTCAACACAGGCACCATCAGGACAAGATGGACATCATGTACCCACAAATGTCAGCACACAAAAGTTTTGTAATTCTGACTGGACAGTTGAGAAATCTGCAGGCACACATGGCAGAAATGTCATTAAGAGGATGAAGTCTACATTGAAGCGCCACttcaaattgaaaaaaaaggcAGCAGAACAGAATTTGGATGGCTCTCCATGTCCTGAAGACCTACGCTCTAACCATCTGGAGGGGGAGCATGAGGATGTCACAGTAGAGGAGACCataaatatttcctcaactTTGTCACTCACCGGCTCATCCCAGCCAGAGGAGCATTATGAAGTGACATCTGAAGTTATGGAAGAAAATCTTGTCACAGACATAGTTTTAACACCAGGACGCTCAGAAGCAGAACAAAAAGATGAGATCGCCGGGTCAGCCAGCAGTAACTTGACATCTAAAAACACTAATCTGAGAGAGGCGCCTATCTATATGGAGATGGATGCACCCTCATGTCCTGAAGAGGCGTATCCCACTGCCTCAATATGCTCCAATGAGGACATCAAGGCTGCTGAAGAAGCAGACCTGAACTCTGACCCTGTGGAACTGGTGGATGTTAAGCATGAGGACATCACACCAGAGGCCAAAAAAGTTCCCTTAACTTTGTCCCCCACTGGCTCATCTCGACCAGTGGAGCATCATGAAGTGAGGTCTGCAGTCATAGAGGACGACCTTGTCACAAACTTAGATTCACTACCAGGACCCTCAGGGCAGGATGGACATCTCGAACCTTCACAGGTCAACCTGGCAGCTGAGCACAATGTGGATGAAATTATCATGACAGCCAGCAGTCACCTGATGTCCAGTTGTGCGTCTCCTAAAGAGATGTCTCCCACTGCCTCAAAACGCTCCAGTGAGGACAACAAGGCTGCAGAGGAATCAGGCCTGACCTCTGTCCCTCTGAAACTGGTGGATGTGGCAGATAAGGATGCCACACCAGGACCTTTCCTGGTCCTACCAGGAGCAGAACATGCAGATGAAGAAGTCAGGTCGGCCAGCAGTGAGTCGAGATCTAAAGACACTAATCTGACAAAACCAGGATCTCCGTTTTCTGACAAAAAA GGGCCCTTCATGGAGATGGATGCACCCTCCCAGGAAAACAACAAAGATGTCCGTGTGACCAGTTTGACGGTCAGTACACAGACGTCTTGTGATACTGTCAGGACAGATGAGAAATCTGCAGGTGGACGTGAAAGCAAGATCTTTAAGAAGATAAAGTCTGCATGGAATACCTTCTTCAGATTGAAACCAAGTGAAAAGGTCCAGCTGACAACAGGACAGGATTTGGATGATGCTGTTGAGTTACAAAGCTGTGACTCAAAATCTGGCTCTCCAAGTCCAGAAGAGATGTCTCCCACTGCCTCAATACATTCATGTGAGGACAATAAGGCTGCTGAGGAATCAGACCTGACCTCTGTCCCTCTGGAACTGGTGGATGTGGCAGATAAGAATGTCACACCACAAGAGAAAGAAGATGTTGCCTCAAAACCATCCACCCTCAGCTCATTACCACCAGTAGAGCATCGCAGAGAGAGTTTTTCAGTCACAGAGAAAGAACTGGTCAAGTACAGGGACTCAACCCCAGGACCTTCAGAACAGGACAGACATCCTGAGGGTTTCCAAGAGGACAATGGAGCAGCAGCATTACCCCAGCTCATTGGCCTGAAAAATGTCTTCTACACCATAATCAAGGGATTCTTTGACAGCCTTACTGACGA ggAGCGGAGAGAAATAAGCAGAGGTGTTTATAACACTGATGTGAAGGACAAGCTGGCTCACAACTGTGCGGAGGTGCTGAGGCTCGTCATAGAGACCATCACTGATATTCTATCACAAGCCATGAATCAATTCGCTCACCCACACGCTACCTTGACCAGGGGGAGTCCCACCTCTTTCCAGGCATGTGGGGCAGTTGGCCAGAACTTTGTTTTGACCGAGGACAACCTCCAGCAGAGTTTGAAAAACACTTTCGGCGAGGCTTACTGTGAAGTGATTGGTACAGACACATCTGTTAGCATCACACCCAAATTCACGGAGGCCATTATGAGAGCGATCACTGATGAGGTCAACTCGATTCTGTCAGAAACCATACAAGCCTCACTGAGTGGAGGATCCTCTCATGTCCGTTCTGATACCTGCTGCAAGTTCTCAAGTTGCAGAGCATGCAAAAAGATGTTGGTAATCCGGGCAATAAAATCCCTCCTTACACAATTTGAGACACAGAAACAATCAGATTGTGAGAGTAAAGATGACAGATTGACTGATGAACATACCGCTAAAGTCCACGAGAAGAAGTCGCCGTGGTGGAGCTGTTTTCGTAAACTACTTAAGAAGAAGGTCCACCCGGTTTCAGATGAACAAATGGACGAGGCTGTCAGGTTGTCACCAAATAAACTGTCATCTGGACATAGACTCTCCTCATCTCCTCAAGCCACATCCAGCACCTGCTCGAAGTGTTCCAGTAAACTGAACTCCACCCCTCTGGAGGTAGTTGATTATGTAACAGAGGATGAGGATTTCACAGCAGAAGATACTGGAAACACCCCACCTTCAGACTTAATCGGCTGGTTTCCAACAGCTTGCCTGGAGGAGACGGTTATGACACCGAAACATTCAGATTGTGAGAGTAAAGACGACAAATTGACGGATGAACATACCATCAAAGTCCATGAGAATAAGTCGCCGTGGTGGAGCTGTTTTCGTAAACTACTGAAGAAGAAGGTCCACACGGTTTCAGATGAACAAATGGACGAGGCTGTCAGGTTGTCACCAAATAAACTGTCATCTGGACATAGACTCTCTTCATCTCCTCAAGCCACATCCAGCATCTGCTCAAAGCACTCCAGTGAGCAGAACTCCACCCCTCTGGAGGTAGTTGATTATGTAACAGAGGATGAGGATTTCACAGAAGAAGATACTGGAAACACCCCACCTTCACACTCCATCGGCTGGTTTCCAACAGCTTGCCTGGAGGATGAGGTCATTGTTTCAGAAAACCAAGAAAGCCCACCCCTATCCACAACTCAGACCGAGGTGAGAAGTTCTTCTTGTCATCAGTTTAGTGACTCTGGCGATGTGAAAAGTGATGTTGGGACAGAGCAGGGTGTCACGGCTGCTTCTGACACTGAAGCCAATGAGACCCAGGCTGAGAAGAGCAACAGAATCTGCCCATATTGCAAG CGCAAGATGGACAATGATGAGAGGGCTTCAGCTCAGGATCAGGCTGTCCACACCAAAAGGTCATCTCTGCTGAAGAGAATCTGGCTGTTCTGCTGCCGTCAGAACTGTGATTCCTATGAGTGA
- the LOC116051614 gene encoding uncharacterized protein LOC116051614 isoform X2, with protein sequence MENEAEHVKNRETDSTSRPSSRESEKTVSSVIDEIASIIVSDKLDRTSCNINELMQSISWWEAEERSKSETNDNEDKSSADCRINQKVKRHLKRFFGLRQIFAEHKGEPLKDTKEDLVIEMDSTQAPSGQDGHHVPTNVSTQKFCNSDWTVEKSAGTHGRNVIKRMKSTLKRHFKLKKKAAEQNLDGSPCPEDLRSNHLEGEHEDVTVEETINISSTLSLTGSSQPEEHYEVTSEVMEENLVTDIVLTPGRSEAEQKDEIAGSASSNLTSKNTNLREAPIYMEMDAPSCPEEAYPTASICSNEDIKAAEEADLNSDPVELVDVKHEDITPEAKKVPLTLSPTGSSRHADEEVRSASSESRSKDTNLTKPGSPFSDKKVCETVTQKSCNSVRIDKKSGGGHESKIFNEWNTFFRSKPSEKVQLTTGQDLDDAVELESSDSKSGSPCPEEASTTASIRSSEDNKAAEESGLTSVPLELVNVADKDVTPESVMDELMKDNLVTDMDVTPGLFLVLPGAEHADEVVGSASSNSRSIDTNLTKPRSPFPGEGPFMEMDAPSQENNKDVRVTSLTVSTQTSCDTVRTDEKSAGGRESKIFKKIKSAWNTFFRLKPSEKVQLTTGQDLDDAVELQSCDSKSGSPSPEEMSPTASIHSCEDNKAAEESDLTSVPLELVDVADKNVTPQEKEDVASKPSTLSSLPPVEHRRESFSVTEKELVKYRDSTPGPSEQDRHPEGFQEDNGAAALPQLIGLKNVFYTIIKGFFDSLTDEERREISRGVYNTDVKDKLAHNCAEVLRLVIETITDILSQAMNQFAHPHATLTRGSPTSFQACGAVGQNFVLTEDNLQQSLKNTFGEAYCEVIGTDTSVSITPKFTEAIMRAITDEVNSILSETIQASLSGGSSHVRSDTCCKFSSCRACKKMLVIRAIKSLLTQFETQKQSDCESKDDRLTDEHTAKVHEKKSPWWSCFRKLLKKKVHPVSDEQMDEAVRLSPNKLSSGHRLSSSPQATSSTCSKCSSKLNSTPLEVVDYVTEDEDFTAEDTGNTPPSDLIGWFPTACLEETVMTPKHSDCESKDDKLTDEHTIKVHENKSPWWSCFRKLLKKKVHTVSDEQMDEAVRLSPNKLSSGHRLSSSPQATSSICSKHSSEQNSTPLEVVDYVTEDEDFTEEDTGNTPPSHSIGWFPTACLEDEVIVSENQESPPLSTTQTEVRSSSCHQFSDSGDVKSDVGTEQGVTAASDTEANETQAEKSNRICPYCKRKMDNDERASAQDQAVHTKRSSLLKRIWLFCCRQNCDSYE encoded by the exons CTCAGCGGATTGTCGCATCAACCAAAAGGTGAAGCGTCATCTAAAAAGATTTTTTGGCCTCCGCCAAATATTTGCAGAGCACAAAGGAGAGCCACTGAAAGACACAAAGGAAGACCTGGTCATTGAGATGGATTCAACACAGGCACCATCAGGACAAGATGGACATCATGTACCCACAAATGTCAGCACACAAAAGTTTTGTAATTCTGACTGGACAGTTGAGAAATCTGCAGGCACACATGGCAGAAATGTCATTAAGAGGATGAAGTCTACATTGAAGCGCCACttcaaattgaaaaaaaaggcAGCAGAACAGAATTTGGATGGCTCTCCATGTCCTGAAGACCTACGCTCTAACCATCTGGAGGGGGAGCATGAGGATGTCACAGTAGAGGAGACCataaatatttcctcaactTTGTCACTCACCGGCTCATCCCAGCCAGAGGAGCATTATGAAGTGACATCTGAAGTTATGGAAGAAAATCTTGTCACAGACATAGTTTTAACACCAGGACGCTCAGAAGCAGAACAAAAAGATGAGATCGCCGGGTCAGCCAGCAGTAACTTGACATCTAAAAACACTAATCTGAGAGAGGCGCCTATCTATATGGAGATGGATGCACCCTCATGTCCTGAAGAGGCGTATCCCACTGCCTCAATATGCTCCAATGAGGACATCAAGGCTGCTGAAGAAGCAGACCTGAACTCTGACCCTGTGGAACTGGTGGATGTTAAGCATGAGGACATCACACCAGAGGCCAAAAAAGTTCCCTTAACTTTGTCCCCCACTGGCTCATCTCG ACATGCAGATGAAGAAGTCAGGTCGGCCAGCAGTGAGTCGAGATCTAAAGACACTAATCTGACAAAACCAGGATCTCCGTTTTCTGACAAAAAAGTCTGTGAGACTGTGACACAGAAGTCTTGTAATTCCGTCAGGATAGATAAGAAATCTGGAGGTGGACATGAAAGCAAGATCTTTAATGAATGGAATACCTTCTTCAGATCGAAACCAAGTGAAAAGGTCCAGCTGACAACAGGACAGGATTTGGATGATGCTGTCGAGTTAGAAAGCAGTGACTCAAAATCTGGCTCTCCTTGTCCTGAAGAGGCATCTACCACTGCCTCAATACGCTCCAGTGAGGACAACAAGGCTGCTGAGGAATCAGGCCTGACCTCTGTCCCTCTGGAACTGGTGAATGTGGCAGATAAGGATGTCACACCAGAGAGTGTCATGGATGAATTGATGAAGGACAACTTGGTCACAGACATGGATGTCACACCAGGACTTTTCCTGGTCCTACCAGGAGCAGAACATGCAGATGAGGTCGTCGGGTCAGCCAGCAGCAACTCGAGATCTATAGACACTAATCTGACAAAACCAAGATCTCCATTTCCTGGAGAGGGGCCCTTCATGGAGATGGATGCACCCTCCCAGGAAAACAACAAAGATGTCCGTGTGACCAGTTTGACGGTCAGTACACAGACGTCTTGTGATACTGTCAGGACAGATGAGAAATCTGCAGGTGGACGTGAAAGCAAGATCTTTAAGAAGATAAAGTCTGCATGGAATACCTTCTTCAGATTGAAACCAAGTGAAAAGGTCCAGCTGACAACAGGACAGGATTTGGATGATGCTGTTGAGTTACAAAGCTGTGACTCAAAATCTGGCTCTCCAAGTCCAGAAGAGATGTCTCCCACTGCCTCAATACATTCATGTGAGGACAATAAGGCTGCTGAGGAATCAGACCTGACCTCTGTCCCTCTGGAACTGGTGGATGTGGCAGATAAGAATGTCACACCACAAGAGAAAGAAGATGTTGCCTCAAAACCATCCACCCTCAGCTCATTACCACCAGTAGAGCATCGCAGAGAGAGTTTTTCAGTCACAGAGAAAGAACTGGTCAAGTACAGGGACTCAACCCCAGGACCTTCAGAACAGGACAGACATCCTGAGGGTTTCCAAGAGGACAATGGAGCAGCAGCATTACCCCAGCTCATTGGCCTGAAAAATGTCTTCTACACCATAATCAAGGGATTCTTTGACAGCCTTACTGACGA ggAGCGGAGAGAAATAAGCAGAGGTGTTTATAACACTGATGTGAAGGACAAGCTGGCTCACAACTGTGCGGAGGTGCTGAGGCTCGTCATAGAGACCATCACTGATATTCTATCACAAGCCATGAATCAATTCGCTCACCCACACGCTACCTTGACCAGGGGGAGTCCCACCTCTTTCCAGGCATGTGGGGCAGTTGGCCAGAACTTTGTTTTGACCGAGGACAACCTCCAGCAGAGTTTGAAAAACACTTTCGGCGAGGCTTACTGTGAAGTGATTGGTACAGACACATCTGTTAGCATCACACCCAAATTCACGGAGGCCATTATGAGAGCGATCACTGATGAGGTCAACTCGATTCTGTCAGAAACCATACAAGCCTCACTGAGTGGAGGATCCTCTCATGTCCGTTCTGATACCTGCTGCAAGTTCTCAAGTTGCAGAGCATGCAAAAAGATGTTGGTAATCCGGGCAATAAAATCCCTCCTTACACAATTTGAGACACAGAAACAATCAGATTGTGAGAGTAAAGATGACAGATTGACTGATGAACATACCGCTAAAGTCCACGAGAAGAAGTCGCCGTGGTGGAGCTGTTTTCGTAAACTACTTAAGAAGAAGGTCCACCCGGTTTCAGATGAACAAATGGACGAGGCTGTCAGGTTGTCACCAAATAAACTGTCATCTGGACATAGACTCTCCTCATCTCCTCAAGCCACATCCAGCACCTGCTCGAAGTGTTCCAGTAAACTGAACTCCACCCCTCTGGAGGTAGTTGATTATGTAACAGAGGATGAGGATTTCACAGCAGAAGATACTGGAAACACCCCACCTTCAGACTTAATCGGCTGGTTTCCAACAGCTTGCCTGGAGGAGACGGTTATGACACCGAAACATTCAGATTGTGAGAGTAAAGACGACAAATTGACGGATGAACATACCATCAAAGTCCATGAGAATAAGTCGCCGTGGTGGAGCTGTTTTCGTAAACTACTGAAGAAGAAGGTCCACACGGTTTCAGATGAACAAATGGACGAGGCTGTCAGGTTGTCACCAAATAAACTGTCATCTGGACATAGACTCTCTTCATCTCCTCAAGCCACATCCAGCATCTGCTCAAAGCACTCCAGTGAGCAGAACTCCACCCCTCTGGAGGTAGTTGATTATGTAACAGAGGATGAGGATTTCACAGAAGAAGATACTGGAAACACCCCACCTTCACACTCCATCGGCTGGTTTCCAACAGCTTGCCTGGAGGATGAGGTCATTGTTTCAGAAAACCAAGAAAGCCCACCCCTATCCACAACTCAGACCGAGGTGAGAAGTTCTTCTTGTCATCAGTTTAGTGACTCTGGCGATGTGAAAAGTGATGTTGGGACAGAGCAGGGTGTCACGGCTGCTTCTGACACTGAAGCCAATGAGACCCAGGCTGAGAAGAGCAACAGAATCTGCCCATATTGCAAG CGCAAGATGGACAATGATGAGAGGGCTTCAGCTCAGGATCAGGCTGTCCACACCAAAAGGTCATCTCTGCTGAAGAGAATCTGGCTGTTCTGCTGCCGTCAGAACTGTGATTCCTATGAGTGA